A DNA window from Ostrea edulis chromosome 5, xbOstEdul1.1, whole genome shotgun sequence contains the following coding sequences:
- the LOC125652908 gene encoding zinc transporter ZIP1-like, which yields MSSREVDMDVVVAKIISLIISTGVSVLFGLFPCKLFQYFAKDITRLQKPVDYLIASMKCFSGGIFLGTCFLHLIPETRSKIEAVMTQSRSYSQYPVAELLTVVGFFGVLFMEHAIRSLYKKLQRLTDRERDYDDRNMFTFSSCRFGGSESDLDEHSMNSISMHDTLQAEHNTFIKSADQEETKETLESDIEPAPLQDLPVKTVVSELSRGDDSGKGQMRTAIFITALSFHGVFEGMALGLQSMESNVWVLCFAITIHRGILAFGMGLDHMRNEVKHRTMIFSVSSFSLLAAVGIIIGIAISTGAQLYEDVLLPDAILQSLATGTLFYIIFFDILYKELNGNKEVKKLSCVFVGFSIMAIIFAVTRR from the coding sequence ATGTCCTCGCGGGAAGTAGATATGGATGTAGTGGTGGCCAAAATCATCTCACTCATCATATCCACTGGAGTATCTGTTCTATTTGGGCTGTTTCCGTGTAAATTGTTCCAATATTTTGCTAAAGACATCACTCGACTTCAAAAGCCTGTGGATTATCTGATAGCATCCATGAAGTGCTTCTCCGGGGGTATATTTCTAGGAACATGTTTTCTACATTTGATTCCAGAAACTCGCAGTAAGATTGAGGCGGTTATGACGCAGTCTCGGTCGTATTCACAATACCCCGTAGCCGAACTGCTGACAGTTGTCGGTTTCTTTGGAGTCTTGTTCATGGAGCACGCCATTAGATCTTTATATAAAAAGCTTCAACGACTCACGGATAGAGAACGAGACTATGATGATAGGAACATGTTTACATTTAGTAGTTGTAGGTTCGGAGGAAGTGAAAGTGACCTTGATGAGCACAGTATGAACTCCATTAGTATGCACGACACTCTACAGGCCGAACATAACACGTTCATCAAATCGGCCGACCAAGAGGAAACGAAAGAAACCCTTGAATCTGACATTGAACCTGCCCCACTGCAAGATTTACCTGTCAAAACAGTGGTATCGGAACTCAGCAGGGGAGACGATTCTGGAAAAGGACAAATGAGAACAGCTATTTTTATTACGGCCTTGTCATTCCATGGTGTGTTCGAAGGTATGGCTCTCGGACTTCAGAGTATGGAAAGTAATGTGTGGGTTTTGTGTTTCGCCATTACAATACATCGTGGGATTTTAGCGTTTGGAATGGGGTTAGATCATATGAGAAACGAAGTCAAACATCGCACAATGATTTTTAGTGTATCCTCGTTTTCTCTCCTAGCTGCGGTGGGAATTATAATCGGGATCGCCATTTCAACAGGTGCCCAGCTGTACGAAGACGTATTACTTCCGGACGCCATTTTACAGAGCCTTGCAACTGGGACTTTATTCTATATCATCTTTTTTGACATTCTTTACAAGGAACTCAATGGAAACAAAGAGGTTAAAAAGTTGTCGTGTGTATTCGTAGGTTTTTCTATCATGGCCATAATATTTGCAGTTACACGAAGGTAA